In bacterium, one genomic interval encodes:
- a CDS encoding response regulator, with the protein MIRRVFHQIERSLALKLGFPIVVAGFILALTGALGVRQLFQRQLNDQLLSRADVIIASLRAGTRAVDDAGLVNFVNLLSSQREVSRIVVVDHDTETIIACNRNALIRKTLAQAGQSDETLEHLAAMVRAGIAYDMRFYSDGRFGMVKRVGLASELRERPDYVLVVLNTMSARQAVFEDTARMLLFLLGTLIVLVVTAYSLVNLHILKPVSAIRSAMNQRAAGQQNVISTVQSSDEIGELSVSLNHMLRALEESEGRNRTIIEAAPIAICVVDEWSGGLLYTNRNFQDYFGLTDADPNCGVIWDLLIEAGDRYLLERAVRTANAIEAWEVGVRRRGRVNQWSSLTTREILWQAHPAVLCGFVDITEQRDHKEQIEKSHQELEHINSQLEQAIVRANQLAKEAEAASVAKSNFLANMSHEIRTPMNGIVGFTRLLSEHPLSAEQREYARAAQDCADSLLTLINDILDLSKIEAKQMKLEQVDVSIRDLVESVVMLFSLQASAKGLEIGYYVEPDVPELIKGDPTRLRQVLSNLIGNALKFTQEGYIFVHVSATVINEQVNLSCEVCDTGIGIEADRLELIFENFTQADASISRQFGGTGLGLSISSSLAKIMGGDITVTSRVGEGSIFTLATVHEMRVEALPVPPQPSDTKWVILEPRPWFARYDRLLVGAEVPVVSDWQRAFDALVETGQHGGLLIGSGVADEDLRQLTDAVSRHPVARRARVVILASHGRRAQLATEGNSLLSSAIEVPNRLSILRDAMRFPLTPTAPDSMPSDAGVATSAAIADALHLRVLVAEDNPVNQKLAQRILERMGCEVVIANNGAEAVRRHTEAIFDVILMDIQMPILDGLTASKAIRAQAVRPGIPIIALTANALPGDRESCYSAGMTGYLTKPFRPEEIRAALQSALPAPTTA; encoded by the coding sequence GTGATTAGGCGTGTCTTTCACCAAATCGAACGCTCATTGGCGCTCAAGCTCGGTTTCCCAATTGTCGTCGCCGGATTCATCCTAGCGCTTACGGGTGCCCTTGGCGTGCGTCAGCTCTTTCAAAGACAGTTGAATGACCAGTTGTTGTCGCGTGCGGACGTGATCATTGCCTCGCTGCGTGCCGGTACGCGCGCCGTGGACGATGCCGGACTCGTGAATTTCGTGAACCTCCTAAGTTCACAGCGCGAAGTCAGCCGCATTGTTGTTGTGGATCACGACACTGAGACCATCATCGCATGCAACCGCAACGCCTTGATTCGCAAGACACTGGCGCAAGCTGGACAAAGCGACGAGACGCTTGAGCATCTCGCGGCCATGGTCCGAGCCGGGATTGCCTACGATATGCGCTTCTATAGCGATGGGCGATTCGGCATGGTCAAACGAGTAGGCCTCGCTTCCGAATTGCGCGAGCGGCCGGACTATGTGCTCGTCGTGCTCAATACGATGTCAGCGCGGCAGGCGGTCTTCGAAGACACTGCGCGCATGCTGCTCTTCCTGCTGGGCACGCTGATCGTGCTGGTCGTCACGGCCTATTCGTTGGTGAACCTGCACATCCTGAAACCTGTTTCGGCGATTCGCTCGGCAATGAATCAGCGCGCCGCCGGACAGCAGAACGTCATCTCAACCGTACAGTCTTCGGATGAGATCGGCGAGCTGTCCGTCTCGCTCAACCACATGCTCAGGGCGCTTGAGGAAAGCGAAGGCCGCAACCGCACGATTATCGAGGCCGCTCCGATCGCAATTTGTGTTGTGGATGAATGGTCTGGCGGGCTTCTTTACACGAATCGGAATTTTCAGGACTACTTTGGCCTGACGGACGCCGATCCGAATTGCGGGGTAATTTGGGACCTGCTGATTGAAGCCGGAGACCGCTACCTGCTCGAGCGAGCGGTGCGAACTGCAAACGCAATCGAGGCCTGGGAGGTTGGCGTTCGGCGGCGCGGCAGGGTCAATCAATGGTCGAGTTTGACCACCCGCGAAATTCTCTGGCAGGCCCATCCTGCCGTCCTATGCGGCTTCGTGGATATCACCGAACAGCGGGATCACAAAGAGCAAATCGAGAAGTCGCATCAAGAACTTGAGCATATCAACAGCCAGCTCGAACAAGCGATAGTCCGCGCTAACCAGCTTGCCAAAGAGGCTGAGGCCGCCAGCGTTGCCAAGAGCAACTTCCTGGCGAATATGTCGCACGAGATTCGTACTCCGATGAATGGAATCGTCGGTTTTACACGGCTGCTCTCCGAGCACCCGCTGTCCGCTGAACAACGCGAGTACGCCCGCGCCGCACAGGACTGCGCAGACTCCCTGCTGACGTTGATCAATGACATTCTCGATTTGTCCAAGATCGAGGCGAAGCAGATGAAGCTCGAACAGGTGGACGTGAGCATCCGTGATCTGGTGGAAAGCGTTGTCATGCTTTTCTCATTGCAAGCGTCGGCGAAGGGTCTCGAAATCGGATACTACGTTGAGCCTGACGTTCCTGAACTTATCAAGGGCGATCCTACGCGCTTGCGGCAAGTGCTTTCAAATTTAATCGGCAATGCGCTCAAGTTCACGCAAGAGGGTTACATCTTCGTGCACGTAAGCGCGACCGTAATAAACGAGCAGGTCAATCTTTCGTGCGAGGTGTGCGACACGGGCATCGGTATCGAAGCGGACCGGTTGGAGTTGATTTTCGAGAATTTCACACAAGCTGACGCCTCGATATCGCGGCAGTTCGGCGGCACAGGTCTCGGACTGTCGATCAGCAGCAGTTTGGCCAAGATCATGGGCGGCGACATTACTGTCACAAGCCGCGTGGGCGAGGGCAGCATATTCACCTTGGCGACGGTTCACGAAATGCGCGTCGAAGCGTTGCCCGTGCCCCCGCAACCGTCCGACACAAAGTGGGTTATCCTCGAACCTCGTCCGTGGTTTGCGCGCTACGACCGGCTTCTGGTAGGTGCGGAGGTTCCGGTCGTAAGTGACTGGCAGCGGGCCTTCGATGCGCTCGTTGAGACAGGGCAGCATGGCGGGCTGTTGATCGGCAGCGGCGTAGCGGACGAGGACCTGCGGCAGTTGACGGATGCGGTTTCCCGGCACCCGGTCGCGCGGCGGGCGCGCGTCGTTATTCTCGCGTCTCATGGTCGCCGCGCGCAACTCGCCACTGAAGGGAATTCGCTTCTATCATCGGCCATCGAAGTGCCTAACCGCCTCTCTATATTGCGCGACGCCATGCGATTCCCGTTGACGCCTACGGCACCTGACTCAATGCCTTCCGACGCAGGGGTAGCGACGTCTGCAGCCATTGCCGACGCACTGCATCTGCGCGTGCTGGTGGCCGAAGATAATCCCGTGAATCAGAAACTTGCTCAGCGGATCCTCGAACGAATGGGTTGCGAGGTCGTGATCGCCAACAACGGCGCCGAGGCGGTGCGGCGGCATACGGAGGCCATTTTTGACGTGATTCTCATGGATATCCAAATGCCCATTCTTGACGGACTAACCGCTTCCAAGGCGATCCGCGCTCAGGCCGTCCGTCCCGGAATCCCGATCATTGCTCTGACGGCCAATGCACTGCCCGGCGACCGTGAGTCCTGCTATTCTGCTGGGATGACGGGATACCTTACCAAACCTTTCAGACCAGAAGAGATTCGCGCCGCGCTTCAGTCCGCGCTGCCAGCGCCTACGACCGCATAG
- a CDS encoding glycosyltransferase family 39 protein, producing the protein MTTGRLGTFLGSLRGQILLFLCGIALVAPWGNFPLNDDWSYARVVDGLVNRGVIDVAQGWASMTLMSVVAWGTVFTRAFGFSHVVLRLSTVMAALISIWLMSRLLTQRGGTRDEVNTATALMLANPVFFCLSLTFMTDVPFLMFALLATLLCVNALVSDRAADYVLFLVALLVAMMARQFAVLIAAAFGAAYIFTRSFTVRNLLRAGLPFLLCVALYALHQQVLFPVFGFPNLRSVYVDQAAGRFSDPIHLIVLYFARSAVGLLLTLGLYLSPFLILRVRSFRDVVGFTRTGQAITLAWMGLVVAVLVQGQRLMPLVRNVVYDFGVGPPRLMDVLPGGTQVYADAPALMWVVVTLFSCVASCVLLHQIIGAVVTVYRNWRQRADAAPIQLFALFYCAAYLVVIVVVSFFDRFLIALMPILLLLLISTGAPSVQSSRWQIGGAVALAVVLFVFSVAGTHDYHAWNRARWTALDRLSESMQISPMQIDGGIEFNGTHTYATDYQRSPDKSWWWVIDDRYAVTFGPVDGYDVIGEEPFRTWLPWCNSSSIKMVAKRN; encoded by the coding sequence ATGACGACCGGCCGACTCGGCACATTTCTCGGCAGCTTGCGGGGCCAAATCCTCTTGTTCCTGTGCGGCATCGCGCTGGTCGCACCGTGGGGCAATTTTCCGCTCAACGACGATTGGAGCTATGCCCGTGTCGTGGACGGTCTGGTCAATCGCGGCGTCATAGACGTTGCGCAGGGTTGGGCCTCGATGACTCTCATGAGCGTTGTGGCCTGGGGCACAGTTTTCACGAGAGCCTTCGGCTTTTCTCACGTCGTGCTGCGCCTTTCGACCGTCATGGCCGCGCTCATTTCCATCTGGCTCATGTCGCGGCTATTGACGCAGCGTGGCGGAACGCGCGACGAGGTGAATACGGCGACGGCGCTCATGCTCGCCAATCCGGTGTTCTTCTGCCTGAGTCTGACGTTCATGACCGATGTGCCCTTTCTCATGTTCGCGCTGCTTGCGACGCTGCTCTGTGTGAACGCGCTGGTGTCGGATCGGGCGGCGGATTATGTGCTGTTCCTTGTCGCGCTGCTGGTTGCCATGATGGCGCGGCAGTTTGCCGTCTTGATCGCGGCAGCATTCGGCGCGGCTTACATCTTCACGCGCAGCTTCACGGTGCGAAATCTGCTCCGGGCCGGTCTGCCCTTTCTACTCTGCGTGGCGCTCTATGCCCTGCATCAACAGGTGCTTTTTCCGGTCTTTGGATTCCCCAATCTGCGCAGCGTCTATGTGGATCAAGCCGCCGGTCGCTTTTCCGACCCGATACATCTGATTGTCCTGTACTTTGCCCGCAGTGCCGTCGGCCTTCTGCTAACGTTGGGGCTGTACCTCTCTCCGTTTTTGATCCTGCGGGTGCGATCGTTTCGTGACGTCGTAGGTTTTACGCGAACGGGTCAGGCAATAACCTTGGCATGGATGGGACTCGTTGTCGCAGTGCTTGTCCAAGGACAGCGCCTGATGCCGCTTGTGCGCAACGTCGTCTATGATTTCGGAGTAGGACCGCCGCGCCTGATGGACGTTCTGCCGGGTGGAACACAAGTGTACGCGGATGCTCCGGCGCTGATGTGGGTGGTCGTCACCCTGTTTTCCTGCGTGGCAAGCTGTGTTTTGCTGCATCAGATCATCGGCGCGGTCGTCACGGTCTATCGCAACTGGCGGCAGCGTGCGGACGCCGCGCCGATTCAGTTATTCGCCCTGTTCTACTGCGCCGCCTATCTGGTCGTGATTGTCGTCGTGAGCTTCTTCGACCGTTTCTTAATCGCGCTGATGCCGATCCTTCTGCTGCTGCTGATCTCGACCGGCGCTCCGTCGGTTCAATCAAGTCGTTGGCAAATCGGCGGCGCAGTCGCCCTTGCGGTCGTGCTCTTCGTGTTCTCGGTGGCGGGCACACACGATTACCACGCCTGGAACCGGGCGCGCTGGACGGCGCTCGACCGCCTGAGCGAGAGTATGCAGATTTCACCGATGCAAATTGACGGTGGCATCGAATTCAATGGTACGCATACCTATGCCACTGACTATCAGCGCAGCCCGGACAAGAGTTGGTGGTGGGTTATAGACGACCGCTACGCTGTGACCTTCGGACCGGTTGACGGCTACGACGTCATCGGCGAAGAGCCGTTTCGGACGTGGCTGCCTTGGTGCAATAGCAGTTCAATCAAAATGGTTGCAAAGAGAAATTAA
- a CDS encoding methyltransferase domain-containing protein — protein MSKKQYKRVVKTWDDFWAEFWRIRLVGSDEASDLKSQQVVEFCWKVLGIKRGQRVLDLGCGGGYQARYLAERGAKVHGIDITPVLIRHAAKHMKKHDQPGTFEVGDMRTFSVTEPFDHVVVLGMSFGFGTDAENAETLRRIYAALKPGGKLLLTGQHPYALSNHLGPEWLECDEGLLLHRAEFDPETSRLGGSWELATPEGEIIMEGENPEKDGVRCYTVPELNTLLTTTGFKEIESYGAWYLPPQPMHWFSMELIMSARKPK, from the coding sequence ATGAGTAAAAAGCAATACAAACGCGTCGTCAAGACCTGGGACGACTTCTGGGCCGAGTTCTGGCGCATCCGTCTCGTCGGCAGTGACGAAGCCTCTGATTTGAAGAGTCAGCAGGTTGTCGAATTCTGCTGGAAAGTTCTGGGCATCAAGCGCGGCCAGCGCGTGCTCGATCTCGGCTGCGGCGGCGGCTATCAGGCGCGGTATCTCGCCGAACGCGGCGCCAAAGTGCATGGTATTGACATCACGCCTGTTTTGATTCGTCATGCGGCGAAGCACATGAAGAAGCATGACCAGCCCGGAACGTTTGAAGTCGGCGATATGCGGACATTCTCCGTAACGGAACCATTTGATCACGTCGTTGTGCTTGGTATGAGTTTCGGTTTCGGCACGGACGCCGAAAACGCCGAAACGCTGCGTCGCATCTACGCCGCCCTCAAGCCCGGCGGCAAGCTGCTGTTGACCGGCCAGCACCCCTATGCGCTGTCCAACCACCTCGGACCCGAATGGCTCGAATGCGATGAAGGTTTGCTCCTTCACCGTGCGGAGTTTGATCCCGAGACCAGCCGTCTCGGCGGATCATGGGAACTCGCGACTCCGGAAGGCGAGATTATCATGGAAGGCGAGAATCCCGAGAAGGACGGCGTGCGGTGCTACACGGTGCCTGAATTGAACACCCTCCTGACGACAACGGGTTTCAAAGAGATCGAATCCTACGGTGCATGGTATTTGCCGCCGCAGCCGATGCATTGGTTCTCTATGGAACTGATCATGTCGGCCCGCAAACCGAAATAA
- the dusB gene encoding tRNA dihydrouridine synthase DusB: MAHATTRSLITRLGPLTLERPVLLAPLAGWTDTAMRRISRRYGAGMVFSEMLSGEGVRRKNEKTRKMAGFHAEERPYFIQYFATSPEQAADAASRLRDLNPDGLDLNFGCPVKKIILNQGGAALLKDVGLLARIVEAAVKAVDIPVSVKVRSGWDRRSLNAVEVARAVEQAGAAWVTVHARTRNDFFEGRAHWEWIGEVKQSVKIPVVGNGDVRTAQDVVTLLEQTGCDAVMIGRSAMGYPFIFREIDHLLLHGENCPAPTPGERLAAAEQHLLWLVEFFGDERRGVLEFRKHLLAYVKGLHGCARFKTNAMQLHDLNTVLSEMRAYLGSLPDVPVARPASALDDAPVWS, translated from the coding sequence ATGGCGCACGCCACCACACGTTCTCTGATCACCCGGCTCGGACCGCTCACGCTCGAGCGGCCCGTGTTGCTTGCGCCGTTGGCCGGGTGGACCGACACAGCGATGCGCCGCATTTCGCGGCGCTACGGTGCGGGCATGGTGTTCTCGGAAATGCTCTCTGGCGAAGGCGTGCGCCGCAAGAATGAAAAAACCCGCAAGATGGCGGGTTTTCACGCTGAGGAGCGTCCGTATTTCATTCAGTATTTCGCGACCTCGCCCGAACAAGCGGCCGATGCCGCGTCGCGCTTGCGTGATTTGAATCCTGACGGCTTGGATCTGAACTTCGGCTGTCCCGTTAAGAAGATCATCTTGAATCAAGGCGGCGCCGCCCTGTTGAAAGATGTCGGATTGTTGGCGCGCATCGTGGAAGCTGCTGTCAAAGCTGTGGACATTCCCGTGTCCGTGAAAGTGCGTTCAGGCTGGGATCGTCGCTCGCTAAACGCCGTCGAAGTGGCGCGCGCCGTGGAACAGGCCGGCGCCGCCTGGGTAACCGTTCATGCGCGCACGCGCAATGATTTTTTCGAAGGCCGTGCGCACTGGGAATGGATCGGCGAAGTGAAGCAAAGCGTGAAGATACCCGTGGTCGGCAACGGTGATGTGCGCACGGCTCAGGACGTCGTCACATTGCTGGAGCAAACGGGCTGCGACGCCGTAATGATTGGCCGCAGCGCCATGGGCTATCCCTTCATCTTTCGCGAAATTGATCATCTGCTGCTCCATGGAGAGAACTGCCCGGCGCCGACTCCGGGCGAGCGTTTGGCCGCCGCCGAGCAGCATCTACTGTGGCTTGTCGAGTTCTTCGGAGACGAACGGCGCGGAGTGCTCGAGTTTCGCAAACATTTGCTCGCGTACGTGAAAGGCTTGCACGGTTGCGCGCGCTTCAAAACCAATGCGATGCAGCTGCATGACCTGAATACCGTACTGTCTGAAATGCGCGCCTATCTCGGATCATTGCCTGATGTTCCCGTCGCGCGTCCGGCTTCGGCGCTCGACGATGCTCCCGTGTGGAGTTAA
- a CDS encoding arsenate reductase ArsC, whose translation MSKPKVLILCTGNSMRSQMAEGLLRHDLGHLIDVFSAGTHPSYVHPNSIQTLAEIGIDISKHRSKSVREFIDQDIDLVITVCDSARENCPVLPGARSTWHQPYPDPFHMRPGDDPVEIFAALRDQMRAELVVIVRDQLGLVD comes from the coding sequence ATGTCCAAACCCAAAGTCCTCATTCTGTGCACCGGCAATTCGATGCGCAGCCAAATGGCGGAAGGCCTACTCCGCCACGACCTCGGTCATCTCATTGACGTTTTTTCCGCCGGAACCCATCCGAGCTACGTTCACCCCAACAGCATCCAGACACTGGCGGAAATTGGCATTGATATTTCGAAGCACCGTTCCAAGAGCGTGCGCGAATTTATTGATCAGGACATTGATCTCGTGATCACGGTCTGCGACAGCGCGCGTGAGAACTGTCCCGTACTGCCCGGAGCGCGCAGTACGTGGCATCAACCCTATCCAGATCCGTTTCATATGCGGCCCGGCGACGATCCAGTCGAGATATTCGCCGCGCTCCGTGATCAGATGCGGGCGGAACTTGTCGTCATCGTGCGCGATCAACTCGGCCTGGTTGATTAA
- a CDS encoding bifunctional metallophosphatase/5'-nucleotidase → MRVILLLALIAGCAAPRYSLTVLHTNDIHGKFAPERAAWRPDSAWVGGFAPLSGALDSVRAADSRTIYIDAGDLMTGNPICDIVENGTEGGALLEMIERCGCDVISVGNHEFDLGAEHLREFLDASGVPWVCGNVRWTATGEALRPAYRILERGKLRIGVIGLILTDLAGVVAQQAVQPFTVQDIADAAQLLIDELDPQTDLIILLTHNGLEKDKELAHSISGCDVIVGGHSHTRLTEPIIENDVIIAQAGSYLKNLGVLRLEIQGDRVRGHHGELVELLTERFQPDSAVANYCRQFEEQIARKYGDTIAVAATDWTRSYNGTSAIGNLLCDLLRTAYSADFAIVNSGGIRKDIPAGPVRKLDIVELLPFVNSVTAFDATGAELQIFAERQAAAQMSGKQETLQMSGIEISYVNDQGTARDIVPLVAGTRLEAERVYRGISIDYVLISQADKYLGFAPRNLQPTGVVFSDFVIAELLKSTAPVTPAIEPRLIQR, encoded by the coding sequence ATGCGGGTAATCCTGCTTCTGGCGCTTATCGCGGGGTGCGCCGCGCCGCGCTATTCGCTGACCGTGCTGCACACAAACGACATTCACGGAAAATTCGCCCCGGAGCGGGCGGCTTGGCGCCCGGATAGTGCTTGGGTCGGCGGGTTCGCGCCGCTGTCCGGTGCACTTGACAGTGTGCGGGCGGCGGATTCGCGGACGATCTACATCGATGCAGGCGACTTGATGACGGGAAACCCGATTTGCGACATCGTCGAGAATGGCACTGAAGGCGGAGCACTGCTCGAGATGATCGAACGGTGCGGTTGCGACGTGATCAGCGTGGGTAATCACGAATTTGATCTTGGCGCCGAGCATCTACGGGAATTCCTCGACGCGAGCGGAGTCCCGTGGGTGTGCGGCAACGTGCGCTGGACCGCAACCGGGGAAGCGCTGCGTCCGGCCTATCGAATTCTGGAACGCGGCAAACTCCGCATCGGAGTCATCGGGCTGATTCTCACCGATCTGGCCGGAGTCGTTGCGCAACAGGCGGTGCAGCCGTTTACGGTGCAGGATATCGCGGACGCCGCGCAGCTGTTGATTGATGAGCTTGACCCGCAGACCGATCTGATCATTCTGCTGACGCATAACGGTCTGGAAAAAGACAAAGAGCTTGCCCACTCGATTTCCGGCTGCGACGTGATTGTGGGTGGACACAGCCACACGCGACTCACCGAACCGATCATTGAAAACGACGTCATTATTGCACAGGCAGGGTCGTATCTGAAGAACCTCGGCGTACTGCGGCTCGAGATCCAAGGCGACCGCGTGCGCGGACATCACGGTGAGCTGGTCGAACTACTAACGGAACGCTTTCAACCTGATTCTGCCGTGGCCAACTATTGCCGCCAATTTGAGGAGCAGATTGCCCGTAAATATGGCGACACCATCGCCGTTGCGGCGACAGACTGGACCCGCAGTTACAATGGCACGAGTGCGATCGGCAATCTGTTGTGCGATCTGTTACGCACGGCTTACAGCGCCGACTTTGCGATTGTCAACAGCGGCGGCATCCGCAAAGACATACCCGCGGGGCCCGTTCGCAAGTTGGACATCGTCGAACTTCTGCCGTTTGTCAACTCAGTCACGGCATTTGACGCGACAGGCGCCGAACTGCAGATTTTCGCCGAGCGCCAGGCCGCCGCCCAGATGAGCGGCAAACAGGAAACGCTGCAAATGTCGGGAATCGAGATATCCTACGTCAACGACCAGGGAACAGCTCGCGACATCGTTCCATTGGTGGCTGGCACACGTCTTGAGGCGGAACGCGTTTATCGCGGTATCTCGATTGACTATGTTCTCATCTCACAGGCCGACAAGTATCTGGGCTTCGCGCCGCGAAATCTTCAACCGACCGGCGTGGTGTTCAGCGACTTTGTTATTGCCGAACTATTGAAGTCCACCGCGCCCGTAACGCCCGCAATTGAACCACGACTCATCCAGCGGTAA
- a CDS encoding glycosyltransferase family 4 protein, whose protein sequence is MRILLTCHVRFASALAWYAYHLARGLRSAGHDVYLSSQRGSPLAEWARTAGIPGTDQFDYHSANPLHLAQAVRQLRRVVREYEPDVLNAHCPPGHALLAWVNSGRRPLIRTAAEPRSPRNNAVNRFIHERRTDGLIYSTATSAVRYAQVFSLTRVAQQVIYPGLDLSLFPETAFANWRQRLSVPDDALFAAVVARMSPEKGQEKLIEALALLEPGVRSRIVVLLTGDDNRQRTWRDLELLAQQKGVASSLRFASRLDDVRPLLSEIDLGVITSLRSEAVCRIALEYMAYGKPVITSDVNILPEVVRHDDTGWVFPSQEPARLAWLLERATTERAALRDMGERGRARLESEFTLAGMTERTIAYYQQVLARHGR, encoded by the coding sequence ATGCGCATTCTCCTGACCTGCCACGTGCGTTTTGCCAGTGCTCTGGCGTGGTATGCTTATCATCTGGCCCGCGGCCTGCGCTCGGCGGGTCACGACGTGTACCTTTCATCACAGCGCGGCTCGCCGTTAGCAGAGTGGGCCCGTACCGCTGGTATTCCCGGGACCGATCAGTTCGATTACCACAGCGCAAATCCGCTGCACTTGGCGCAAGCTGTGCGTCAGCTACGCCGGGTTGTGCGCGAATACGAACCCGATGTGCTGAATGCGCATTGTCCGCCGGGTCACGCGCTTCTGGCATGGGTGAACAGCGGCCGTCGGCCCTTGATTCGCACGGCTGCCGAGCCACGGTCACCACGAAACAACGCGGTGAACCGTTTCATCCACGAGCGCCGCACAGACGGTCTCATCTACTCAACGGCAACGTCTGCGGTCCGCTATGCGCAGGTATTTTCTTTGACCAGAGTCGCGCAACAGGTCATATATCCCGGTCTCGACCTATCGCTCTTCCCGGAAACTGCATTCGCCAATTGGCGCCAACGTCTGTCCGTTCCCGATGACGCATTGTTTGCTGCGGTCGTGGCCCGCATGAGTCCGGAGAAGGGACAGGAGAAACTGATTGAGGCACTGGCCCTGCTCGAACCGGGTGTTCGCTCGCGCATCGTCGTTCTGCTGACCGGCGATGACAACCGCCAACGTACATGGCGTGATTTAGAGCTGCTGGCGCAACAGAAAGGCGTCGCTTCAAGTTTGCGTTTCGCGTCCCGGCTCGATGACGTGCGCCCATTGCTTTCGGAAATTGACCTCGGCGTCATTACGTCACTTCGCAGTGAAGCCGTTTGCCGCATTGCGCTTGAGTATATGGCCTATGGCAAACCCGTCATCACCAGTGACGTCAACATTCTGCCGGAAGTTGTGCGGCATGACGACACGGGTTGGGTCTTTCCCAGTCAGGAACCTGCGCGTCTCGCCTGGCTATTGGAACGCGCCACCACGGAGCGCGCTGCGTTGCGTGACATGGGCGAGCGGGGGCGGGCCCGGCTGGAAAGCGAATTCACGCTTGCCGGCATGACAGAACGTACCATCGCGTATTATCAACAGGTGCTTGCCCGCCATGGCCGGTAA
- a CDS encoding glycosyltransferase family 2 protein, which translates to MAGKLPISLVVITFNEEANLARCLSAADFCAEIVVVDSGSTDGTVNAAKQFGAKVFERPWPGYGPQKNFGCEQAMQPWILCIDADEVVTPELRKSIETAFAADNLDEDGFDINRHGVYAGKLINHSGWYPQWRTFLYRKGAADWGGMEPHVTVQFHGARKRRLSGDLLHFTYRTIDEHLRKNISSARAAGQAMHERGRRASALDVFLRPVWAWTRCFILQLGFLDGFYGLVIANGQATYTFLKYAYLREQHGKPTRANSQSS; encoded by the coding sequence ATGGCCGGTAAACTACCGATTTCGCTCGTCGTGATCACGTTCAATGAAGAGGCTAATCTGGCGCGTTGTCTGTCCGCAGCCGACTTTTGTGCCGAAATTGTCGTCGTTGATTCAGGCTCGACGGACGGCACAGTGAACGCCGCAAAGCAATTCGGCGCGAAGGTCTTCGAGCGCCCGTGGCCAGGCTACGGTCCGCAAAAGAACTTCGGCTGCGAACAAGCGATGCAGCCTTGGATCCTCTGTATTGACGCTGATGAAGTTGTCACTCCGGAGCTTCGTAAGAGTATTGAGACCGCGTTTGCTGCCGACAATTTGGATGAAGATGGCTTCGACATCAATCGCCACGGTGTGTATGCAGGCAAGTTGATTAATCACTCCGGCTGGTATCCGCAGTGGCGCACCTTTCTGTATCGCAAAGGCGCGGCGGATTGGGGTGGGATGGAACCGCATGTGACAGTACAGTTTCACGGCGCGCGTAAACGCCGCCTTTCGGGCGACCTATTGCACTTCACCTACCGCACCATTGACGAACACTTGCGCAAGAACATATCGTCTGCGCGTGCGGCGGGGCAGGCGATGCATGAACGCGGGCGGCGGGCGAGTGCGCTTGACGTTTTCCTGAGACCCGTATGGGCCTGGACGCGTTGCTTCATTCTACAGCTTGGTTTTCTGGATGGCTTTTATGGACTGGTGATCGCCAACGGTCAGGCCACCTATACATTTCTGAAGTACGCCTACTTGCGCGAGCAGCACGGGAAGCCGACGCGCGCGAATAGTCAATCCTCGTGA